One window from the genome of Synechococcus sp. PROS-7-1 encodes:
- a CDS encoding A24 family peptidase, with amino-acid sequence MVISLALFGACIGSFTNVVVWRLPRQESPIWPGSHCPSCGHPVRWHDNVPVLGWLLLRGRCRDCAAAISVRYPIVEAFSGCLWLSALIPAQRSSDSSVVLITLLMGLALVSLLLPLVLIDLDHLWLPEPICRAGVICGVFATAFLAWGGGSDHPEAILLNHLIASATGLLVMEGLSALAERILGQPALGLGDAKLAAMAGAWLGLGGLGVAMALAVFSGAAVGTAGRWTGRLGPRQPFPFGPFIAFGIWMTWLMGAPWWWQRWLALMGGA; translated from the coding sequence ATGGTGATCTCCCTGGCCCTCTTCGGTGCCTGCATCGGCAGTTTCACCAACGTTGTGGTGTGGCGACTTCCAAGGCAGGAATCTCCGATTTGGCCAGGAAGTCACTGCCCGAGCTGCGGTCATCCCGTGCGCTGGCATGACAACGTTCCAGTGCTTGGGTGGTTGCTTCTGCGCGGCCGATGTCGGGACTGCGCAGCAGCGATCTCGGTCCGTTACCCAATCGTGGAGGCCTTCAGTGGCTGCCTGTGGCTCAGCGCCCTGATACCGGCCCAACGCAGCAGCGATAGCAGCGTGGTGCTGATCACTCTGCTGATGGGGCTTGCACTTGTAAGCCTCCTACTGCCGCTGGTTCTGATCGATCTCGACCACCTGTGGTTGCCGGAACCGATCTGCCGAGCAGGGGTCATCTGCGGCGTCTTCGCCACAGCTTTTCTGGCCTGGGGGGGCGGCAGTGATCACCCAGAGGCGATTCTCCTCAATCATCTGATCGCCAGCGCGACCGGACTTCTGGTGATGGAGGGCCTGAGCGCCCTTGCCGAACGAATCCTGGGCCAACCTGCCCTTGGTCTTGGCGACGCCAAACTGGCTGCAATGGCAGGGGCATGGCTCGGCTTGGGCGGCCTCGGGGTCGCCATGGCTCTGGCGGTGTTCTCCGGTGCCGCGGTTGGAACAGCGGGCCGATGGACGGGTCGTCTTGGGCCCAGGCAACCCTTCCCCTTCGGTCCTTTCATCGCCTTCGGGATTTGGATGACATGGCTGATGGGAGCGCCGTGGTGGTGGCAACGCTGGCTTGCCCTGATGGGAGGAGCCTGA
- a CDS encoding phosphoribulokinase — MSKRHPVVAVTGSSGAGTSTVKRAFEHIFARESITPAVVEGDSYHRFERMEMKKAMAEALAKGENFSHFGPEANLFDKLEELFRVYGETGGGQKRYYLHSPEEAAEHNARLGVELNPGQFTPWEDIPGGTDLLFYEGLHGGVQGDDYDVAALADLLVGVVPITNLEWIQKIHRDNAERGYSAEAIVDTILRRMPDYINHICPQFSRTDINFQRVPTVDTSNPFICRNIPTPDESFVIIHFRKGAREKWGIDFSYLLSMIHDSFMSSPTSIVVNGGKMGFAMELILTPIIHRMIEEKKKLG; from the coding sequence ATGTCGAAGCGTCACCCCGTCGTGGCTGTCACGGGTTCCTCCGGTGCAGGAACCAGCACCGTGAAGCGTGCCTTCGAGCACATCTTCGCCCGTGAAAGCATCACTCCGGCTGTCGTTGAGGGTGACAGCTACCACCGCTTCGAGCGGATGGAGATGAAAAAGGCCATGGCAGAGGCCCTCGCCAAAGGGGAAAATTTCTCCCATTTCGGTCCTGAGGCCAACCTCTTCGACAAGCTCGAGGAACTCTTCCGCGTTTACGGCGAAACCGGCGGTGGACAGAAGCGTTACTACCTGCACAGCCCCGAAGAAGCAGCGGAACACAACGCTCGTCTCGGCGTTGAGCTCAATCCAGGCCAGTTCACCCCCTGGGAGGACATCCCCGGTGGCACCGACCTCCTCTTCTACGAAGGTCTCCACGGCGGAGTTCAGGGCGATGACTACGACGTGGCAGCCCTCGCCGACCTGCTGGTGGGTGTGGTGCCCATCACCAACCTGGAGTGGATTCAGAAAATCCACCGAGACAATGCCGAGCGGGGCTATTCCGCCGAAGCCATTGTGGACACCATCCTGCGCAGGATGCCGGATTACATCAATCACATCTGCCCGCAGTTCAGCCGCACGGATATCAACTTCCAGCGGGTGCCCACAGTGGACACCTCAAACCCTTTCATCTGCAGAAACATTCCCACCCCAGATGAGAGCTTCGTGATCATCCACTTCCGCAAAGGAGCTCGTGAAAAGTGGGGGATTGACTTCTCCTACCTTCTGAGCATGATTCACGATTCATTCATGTCGAGCCCCACCAGCATCGTGGTGAATGGCGGCAAAATGGGTTTTGCCATGGAGCTCATCCTCACACCAATCATTCACAGGATGATTGAGGAAAAGAAAAAGCTGGGCTGA
- the leuB gene encoding 3-isopropylmalate dehydrogenase: MTQHRVVLLPGDGIGPEITAVTRQLLDVVADRHGFQLDFDEQLIGGAAVDATGEPLPGTTLEACRSADAVLMAAIGSPRFDSLPREKRPESGLLALRSGLNLFANLRPVKIVPALIEASSLKPEVIDGVDLMVVRELTGGIYFGQPKGRVEADGEERGFNTMTYSASEVDRIARVAFELARERGGRLCSVDKANVLDVSQLWRDRVDAMAPSYGDVEVSHLYVDNAAMQLVRAPRQFDVLLTGNLFGDILSDEAAMLTGSIGMLPSASLGSDGPGLFEPVHGSAPDIAGEDKANPMAMVLSAAMMLRIGLKQKAAADALEQAVDRVLAAGFRTGDLMAEGCTPLGCKAMGEELLKAL; the protein is encoded by the coding sequence ATGACTCAGCATCGCGTCGTCCTGCTTCCAGGAGATGGCATCGGCCCAGAAATCACTGCCGTGACGCGCCAGTTGCTCGACGTGGTGGCCGATCGCCACGGCTTCCAGCTGGATTTTGATGAACAGTTGATCGGAGGGGCTGCGGTCGATGCCACCGGAGAGCCTCTCCCCGGCACAACTCTGGAGGCCTGCCGCTCAGCGGATGCGGTGCTGATGGCTGCGATCGGCAGTCCACGGTTTGACAGCCTTCCCCGGGAGAAACGACCGGAAAGCGGCCTACTGGCGTTGCGGTCTGGACTGAACCTGTTCGCCAATCTCCGTCCAGTGAAGATCGTGCCCGCACTGATCGAAGCCAGCAGCCTGAAGCCCGAAGTGATCGACGGTGTGGATCTGATGGTGGTGCGGGAGCTCACCGGAGGCATCTACTTCGGCCAACCCAAGGGAAGAGTCGAAGCCGACGGCGAAGAACGCGGCTTCAACACCATGACCTATTCGGCCTCAGAGGTGGATCGCATTGCCAGGGTGGCCTTTGAACTAGCCAGGGAGCGAGGGGGCCGGCTGTGCTCTGTGGACAAGGCCAATGTGTTGGATGTGAGCCAGTTGTGGCGCGATCGTGTTGACGCCATGGCCCCCTCCTACGGGGATGTGGAGGTCAGTCATCTCTATGTCGACAACGCAGCCATGCAACTGGTGCGAGCACCTCGGCAGTTTGATGTGTTGCTCACCGGCAACCTGTTTGGCGACATCCTCAGTGATGAGGCCGCCATGCTCACCGGCTCCATCGGCATGCTCCCTTCCGCATCCCTGGGTAGCGATGGCCCAGGACTCTTTGAGCCGGTCCATGGATCCGCTCCGGATATCGCCGGAGAAGACAAGGCCAATCCCATGGCCATGGTGCTGTCTGCAGCCATGATGCTCCGGATTGGCCTCAAGCAGAAAGCCGCCGCTGACGCCCTTGAACAAGCCGTCGACCGCGTCCTTGCCGCTGGTTTCCGCACCGGTGATCTGATGGCCGAAGGATGCACACCTCTGGGATGCAAGGCCATGGGTGAGGAGCTTCTCAAGGCTCTTTAG
- the lpxD gene encoding UDP-3-O-(3-hydroxymyristoyl)glucosamine N-acyltransferase, with the protein MRFSQLIAVLKNGDAGVLSLSEGRDPELRGAASLERATADQLSFLEKGNALVGSLESSDAGAVLIPDQQDLRDLAEQHQLAWAICRDPRLAFAEALEQLHPNPSPLAGIHPSAVIADRVQLGAGVSIGPQVCIGDDTRIGPRTVIHPGVVIYGDVDIGEGCELHANAVVHPGSRIGDRCVVHSNAVVGSEGFGFVPTAKGWRKMPQTGLVVLEEGVEVGCGSTIDRPSVGETRIGSGTKIDNLVQIGHGVVTGRGCALASQVGIAGGAQLGNGVILAGQVGVANRAVIGDRAIASSKSGIHGEVAAGEVVSGYPAIPNRLWLRCSAAFAKLPDMAKQLRELKKQVSSEATGGSIEANQ; encoded by the coding sequence ATGCGATTCAGCCAATTGATCGCCGTGCTCAAGAACGGCGATGCAGGCGTTCTCTCCCTCTCCGAAGGCCGGGACCCCGAACTGCGCGGTGCTGCCTCACTCGAGCGTGCAACGGCGGATCAACTCAGTTTTCTAGAGAAAGGAAACGCGCTCGTTGGCAGTCTCGAAAGCAGCGACGCTGGCGCAGTGTTGATTCCAGACCAACAGGACCTGCGCGACCTTGCCGAGCAGCATCAGCTGGCCTGGGCCATCTGTCGTGATCCCCGGCTGGCTTTTGCCGAAGCCCTCGAACAACTGCACCCCAACCCATCCCCCCTGGCAGGGATCCACCCCAGTGCGGTGATCGCTGATCGGGTGCAACTTGGAGCCGGTGTGAGCATCGGCCCCCAGGTATGCATCGGCGATGACACCCGAATCGGTCCAAGGACCGTGATTCATCCGGGTGTTGTGATCTACGGGGATGTGGACATCGGCGAGGGCTGCGAGCTGCATGCCAACGCTGTTGTCCATCCCGGCAGCCGGATTGGTGATCGCTGTGTGGTGCATTCCAATGCCGTGGTTGGATCCGAAGGTTTCGGCTTTGTGCCCACCGCCAAGGGTTGGCGCAAGATGCCGCAGACCGGCCTTGTCGTGCTCGAAGAGGGGGTTGAAGTGGGCTGCGGCAGCACCATCGACCGTCCATCCGTCGGCGAAACCCGGATCGGCAGCGGCACAAAAATCGACAATCTCGTCCAGATCGGTCACGGAGTGGTGACGGGCCGCGGCTGTGCCCTGGCCTCTCAGGTGGGAATCGCCGGTGGTGCCCAACTGGGCAACGGAGTCATCCTGGCGGGCCAGGTGGGCGTGGCCAACAGGGCTGTGATTGGCGATCGCGCCATTGCAAGCTCTAAAAGCGGGATCCACGGGGAAGTAGCTGCAGGCGAGGTCGTCAGTGGTTATCCAGCCATTCCCAATCGGCTCTGGCTGCGCTGCTCGGCGGCCTTTGCCAAATTGCCCGACATGGCGAAACAGCTGCGCGAACTGAAGAAGCAAGTCTCTTCAGAAGCCACCGGAGGATCGATCGAAGCCAATCAGTAA
- the proB gene encoding glutamate 5-kinase: protein MKLRVVKVGTSLLRERPGATTADAIARLASSLAESIHNGDRVVLVTSGAVGLGCQRLGMPHRPTSVAGLQAAAAIGQGHLMSLYEKALSHRSIPVAQVLLTRSDLADRRSYHNASATLHQLLQWGVLPVVNENDTVSSAELRFGDNDTLSALVAAAVGADELVLLTDVDRLYTADPRSDSAATPITDVLHPSEIADLEEGAGDGGRWGTGGMTTKLAAARIATASGITVHLGDGRNPEGLRQILQGGRGGTVFHPHPEPLGNRKSWLVHALQPTGSLSIDSGACRAVKQRGASLLLVGITAVEGQFNANQAVRVLDPDGLEIARGLTSMDSEQLVFRLNQASRPRTIGGSPVVIHRDAMVLITPTIRQPAS from the coding sequence ATGAAGCTCAGAGTTGTGAAGGTCGGAACCAGCCTGCTCAGGGAGCGTCCGGGTGCCACGACTGCAGATGCAATTGCGCGTCTGGCCAGCAGCTTGGCGGAGAGCATTCACAACGGAGACAGAGTCGTTCTTGTGACCTCTGGAGCCGTCGGACTGGGGTGTCAACGCCTGGGGATGCCCCACCGACCCACAAGCGTCGCCGGCTTGCAGGCCGCAGCAGCCATCGGCCAGGGCCATCTGATGAGCTTGTACGAGAAAGCCCTGTCGCATCGCTCGATTCCTGTGGCACAAGTGCTCCTCACGCGCTCGGATCTGGCTGACCGCCGGAGTTACCACAACGCCTCGGCAACCCTGCACCAATTGCTGCAGTGGGGTGTGCTTCCGGTGGTGAATGAAAACGACACGGTGTCTTCAGCGGAACTGCGCTTCGGCGATAACGACACCCTCTCGGCGCTCGTGGCAGCGGCCGTAGGCGCCGACGAACTGGTCCTACTCACCGACGTGGACCGCCTCTACACCGCTGACCCCCGCAGTGACAGCGCAGCCACACCGATCACCGATGTACTTCATCCCTCTGAAATCGCCGATCTGGAGGAAGGAGCCGGAGATGGCGGCCGCTGGGGGACCGGTGGGATGACCACCAAACTGGCCGCCGCTCGCATTGCCACCGCCAGCGGCATCACCGTGCATCTTGGCGACGGTCGCAACCCCGAAGGACTGCGTCAGATCCTTCAGGGAGGGCGGGGCGGCACAGTCTTCCATCCCCACCCTGAACCCCTGGGCAACCGCAAAAGCTGGCTGGTTCACGCGCTCCAACCCACCGGAAGTCTGTCCATCGACAGCGGTGCCTGCAGGGCCGTGAAGCAGCGTGGTGCATCCCTACTTCTGGTGGGAATCACCGCGGTGGAGGGTCAATTCAACGCGAATCAGGCCGTGCGCGTGCTCGACCCCGATGGCCTGGAGATCGCCCGTGGGCTGACTTCCATGGACAGTGAGCAGCTTGTGTTTCGTCTGAACCAAGCCTCCAGGCCCAGAACCATCGGAGGCTCCCCTGTTGTGATCCACCGTGACGCCATGGTGCTGATCACACCTACGATCCGCCAGCCAGCCTCCTGA
- a CDS encoding YqeG family HAD IIIA-type phosphatase — protein MQRHWLRPDWDPGLTLAHLPLEPFLGRGIKVLLLDVDRTLLPGKDVLLPPAMRRWLDEASRQLHLHLVSNNPSRQRVKAVADQIGVDFTCAASKPRRRAISRIIDQLPTPPTQIAMVGDRVFTDVLAGNRLGLFTVLVRPPNAEGFPCQNDRVQRLERRLALLLGSSSR, from the coding sequence ATGCAGCGTCACTGGTTGCGGCCCGACTGGGACCCTGGTCTCACCCTGGCCCATCTGCCACTGGAACCCTTCCTGGGGCGAGGAATCAAAGTGCTGCTTCTGGATGTGGATCGCACGCTCCTTCCAGGCAAGGACGTGCTGCTGCCACCGGCGATGCGCCGGTGGCTGGATGAAGCCTCCCGACAACTGCATCTGCATCTGGTTAGCAACAACCCCTCCAGGCAACGGGTCAAGGCCGTTGCTGATCAAATCGGCGTTGACTTCACCTGCGCCGCATCCAAGCCCCGCAGGCGGGCCATCAGCCGAATCATCGACCAGTTGCCCACACCGCCCACGCAGATCGCCATGGTTGGCGATCGGGTCTTCACCGACGTCCTGGCAGGAAATCGCCTGGGACTGTTCACGGTTCTGGTCAGGCCCCCGAATGCGGAAGGATTCCCCTGTCAGAACGATCGCGTTCAGCGTCTGGAACGCCGCCTGGCACTCCTGCTTGGGAGCTCCTCCCGATGA
- a CDS encoding DUF3727 domain-containing protein, which produces MSSSGPSSSGEVPTVLVKDSEGRDLLCFLEQLIPLDGQDFALLTPVDTPVCLFKLRDGEDPQLIDSIASSEPILSVADVVLQEHDLTLVRSAVTLTVNGELDEPEPEDADDEEGDDESETYELLVSFLVEEQEYGLYIPLDPFFVVARMDDGCAVLVEGEDFDRIQPRIEAELDERDLPE; this is translated from the coding sequence ATGAGTTCAAGCGGCCCGTCGTCCAGCGGTGAAGTCCCCACCGTCCTTGTCAAAGACAGCGAGGGACGCGACCTGCTCTGTTTCCTGGAGCAGCTCATCCCTCTGGATGGTCAGGACTTTGCCCTGCTCACACCAGTGGACACGCCCGTGTGCCTGTTCAAGCTCCGCGATGGCGAAGATCCCCAGCTGATCGACAGCATTGCGAGCAGCGAGCCGATCCTGTCGGTTGCTGATGTGGTGCTGCAGGAACATGACCTCACCCTGGTGCGTTCGGCCGTCACCCTCACCGTGAACGGTGAACTGGATGAACCCGAACCAGAAGATGCAGACGACGAGGAGGGTGACGACGAGTCCGAGACCTATGAACTCCTGGTGAGTTTTCTCGTTGAGGAGCAGGAATACGGGCTCTACATCCCCCTTGATCCTTTTTTCGTCGTGGCGCGCATGGACGATGGCTGTGCCGTTCTCGTTGAAGGAGAGGACTTCGACAGGATCCAGCCCAGAATCGAGGCTGAACTCGACGAGCGTGATCTACCGGAGTGA
- the ruvX gene encoding Holliday junction resolvase RuvX, whose translation MLSLDVGRRRIGLAGCDALGLTVSPLPALHRGAHAQNLHHLRTLCHQRNVQGLVVGVPLDDQGQLTDQAHHCRRYGRRVARDLDLPLAFVNEHSSSWAAAERHGLQGDRSGRLDSAAAALLLEQWLAEGPDVEPVNAAPDERGGNEADEGSCSHPSSTP comes from the coding sequence ATGCTCAGTCTCGACGTCGGCCGGCGCCGCATCGGACTCGCCGGTTGCGATGCTCTGGGCCTGACGGTGTCCCCCCTTCCGGCTTTGCACCGTGGCGCCCATGCGCAGAATCTCCATCACCTACGCACCCTTTGCCATCAGCGCAACGTGCAAGGACTGGTGGTGGGCGTCCCCCTGGATGATCAAGGACAGCTCACAGACCAGGCACACCACTGCCGTCGCTATGGACGACGGGTCGCCCGAGATCTTGACCTTCCTCTCGCCTTTGTGAATGAACACAGCAGCAGCTGGGCTGCGGCTGAACGGCACGGTCTGCAGGGAGATCGCAGCGGTCGCCTCGACAGTGCCGCCGCCGCACTGCTTCTGGAACAGTGGTTAGCCGAGGGCCCGGATGTGGAACCGGTCAACGCGGCGCCCGATGAACGTGGCGGGAATGAGGCTGATGAAGGATCCTGTTCACATCCATCCTCGACCCCATGA
- a CDS encoding F420-0:Gamma-glutamyl ligase, whose amino-acid sequence MDCLLLILLLLGLAIAWIEARHRLRPASPLVLCQSDWSINQTGASLVMDGWVEISNPHTRMEVMVPELEVNPTLIGSADLRDVVTSTRITPQHPDEDTRADGYWPAYIVKGQKSTRVHVEITLTGDAPTPVGERVDTVWVDVQWVNYGPFGRLSRRQGVVVPLRRPAVMAASQADFRSGEGCSVLPLKTHLLGPLDDCIEVLRHYAGDLLQKGDILTIGETPVAVIQGRYAHPSTISPGWLARLLCRVFHPTSSLATACGLQTLIDQVGPTRVLLAWLVGSLLKPLGQRGWFYRLAGEQARLIDDITGTTPPYDQTIVLGPQDPERLCDEAAAALGVSVAIVDVNDLGRVKVLASSRGCDEELLHRALKPNPAGNANERTPLVLVRPA is encoded by the coding sequence ATGGATTGTCTCCTGCTGATTCTCTTGCTGCTGGGGCTGGCAATCGCCTGGATCGAAGCGCGGCATCGACTCCGACCCGCTTCCCCTCTGGTGCTGTGTCAGAGCGACTGGTCCATCAACCAGACGGGAGCATCTCTGGTCATGGATGGCTGGGTGGAGATCAGCAACCCCCACACGCGCATGGAGGTGATGGTTCCAGAACTTGAGGTCAACCCCACCCTGATCGGCAGCGCCGATCTGCGCGACGTCGTGACCTCCACCCGGATCACACCGCAGCACCCCGATGAGGACACACGGGCTGATGGCTACTGGCCCGCGTACATCGTGAAGGGTCAGAAGAGCACCAGGGTCCACGTGGAGATCACGCTGACGGGTGACGCACCCACACCGGTTGGCGAGAGGGTGGACACGGTCTGGGTGGACGTGCAGTGGGTGAACTACGGACCCTTCGGACGCTTGAGCCGTCGCCAGGGAGTGGTCGTGCCCCTGCGCCGACCAGCGGTGATGGCAGCCAGTCAGGCTGATTTCCGATCGGGCGAAGGATGCTCGGTGCTGCCGTTGAAGACCCACCTGCTCGGACCTCTCGATGACTGCATCGAGGTGTTGCGTCACTACGCCGGCGACCTACTTCAGAAGGGCGACATCCTCACGATCGGTGAAACACCAGTGGCGGTGATCCAGGGGCGTTATGCCCATCCCTCCACGATCAGTCCGGGATGGCTGGCCCGGCTGCTCTGTCGTGTGTTTCACCCCACCAGCAGCCTGGCCACCGCCTGCGGTCTGCAGACCCTGATCGACCAGGTGGGACCCACCCGGGTGTTGCTGGCCTGGTTGGTCGGCTCCCTGCTCAAACCATTGGGACAGCGGGGCTGGTTCTATCGCCTGGCCGGAGAACAAGCCCGCCTGATTGACGACATCACCGGAACGACACCTCCCTATGACCAAACGATCGTTCTGGGGCCCCAGGACCCTGAACGCCTGTGTGATGAAGCAGCAGCAGCCCTTGGCGTTTCGGTGGCCATCGTGGATGTGAATGACCTCGGACGCGTCAAGGTGCTTGCCTCGAGCCGGGGATGTGATGAGGAACTGCTGCACCGCGCACTCAAACCGAATCCTGCTGGTAACGCCAACGAGCGCACACCTCTGGTGTTGGTGCGCCCTGCATGA
- a CDS encoding thylakoid membrane photosystem I accumulation factor, with protein MAGFLLRSLSMVLALVLMALPGQAARETDSYDGNIFALYAGNGSLVPPATTLAESQAAGRTSVLVYYLDDSSTSKVFSSSVSELQRVWGNSVDLLPLTTDALQNRGDQGQNDPAHYWKGVVPQVVVLDGSGSVILDSEGQVPLEEINAAISAATGIPAPTGGSTSLSFNELNTEVISR; from the coding sequence ATGGCTGGGTTCCTGCTTCGCTCCCTTTCGATGGTTCTTGCTTTGGTTCTGATGGCACTCCCTGGACAAGCCGCCAGGGAGACCGACAGCTACGACGGGAACATCTTCGCTCTGTATGCAGGCAACGGATCTCTGGTTCCGCCCGCCACAACCCTGGCCGAGTCGCAAGCCGCAGGCCGCACCAGCGTTTTGGTTTATTACCTCGACGACAGCAGCACCAGCAAAGTGTTCTCCTCATCCGTGTCGGAACTCCAGCGCGTCTGGGGCAACAGCGTTGACCTACTTCCCCTCACCACCGATGCCCTGCAGAATCGCGGTGATCAGGGTCAGAACGACCCTGCCCACTACTGGAAAGGAGTTGTTCCTCAAGTGGTGGTGCTCGACGGCAGTGGTTCCGTGATTCTTGATTCAGAGGGACAGGTCCCTCTCGAAGAAATCAATGCGGCGATCAGTGCTGCGACCGGAATCCCCGCCCCCACAGGCGGAAGTACAAGTCTGAGTTTCAACGAGCTCAACACTGAGGTGATCTCCCGCTGA